The genome window TAGTATTTATGTCTTAGTGAAAAAATGTCGGTAGAAATCTGGAATCTTGAAAAGGATTTGTGTCGGTGCTGTCACACGGAAGGTTCATTCGACAATTTGGCCGAACCAAAAACTTATTTAGAACGAGTCGAAATTTATTCCGATATGTTGAGAGATTGTTTTGATATCGAGGTAAGCTTTAAACGAAAACATCAACACATTTGTTGCTACCGAAATAACGCATCGTTAGTTTATGCAAGTTATTTGAAAACcggtatatttacaataaaaacttagtcgttttgttttcaataaacatttgttttgatCCAGCCTGAAAACAaatgcataattatttatttattgcaataaattcaattttaaagatATCATATATCGATCCAGTTATTAAAGCTTAGGATTTAATCAAAATGtgagtcaaatcaaaataaacattaggaataaatctttttttcatCGTAGATAACTCCAGTGCCCGGGGAGCTTTGTGCAATGACATATAAAATATGCGAAGCATGTATATCGAGGCTACGGTATgctgtaacatttaaaaaacaggtCCAAGATTGCGAGGAGAAGTTTATGGAACTGTACTATAAAAATGCAATCAAAGGTTCGTGTATATTTGTAACTGAAAGACAGACAAATAAGTTATATGCGATGATGTGAGCACATaactgttctatttttaaaaatatacatcaatcTTGAGATCTCCaagaattatatatgttatatatcacTACaattataatctacattccaaacgaATTCCAAACTATtgttacatgtaataaaatccTGTCAAGTATTCATAAGTGCTTATAAAGacctatttgtataaattatggtAATTTACAGGTGTATAAATAAGCACTGTTTTCTTTGAATGATATCATCGGTCGATGATATACAccgtaaaagaaaacaaataataaagaatagtaatattattttgcaataataacaatattctatataactaaacttatatttagaagagttaaaattatttaattgtttgtatgtagggggtaatctcggaaactagatttttttttactgatagaTAGCTACATTATTGCTTAGTGCAtggggtataaattatatgtataggtgggttgtttttattgtattatttgcaCTTTTTTCAGCTCTAAGCAATCAACTAAGCACAAAATCAGTTGTGAAAGAAGAACTACCGGAACCTTTTTTAATAGGtaagtttgatatattttttaattatatattgtaagctTTTATTGATAAGGTTGGTTTTTAAATGGACCAATTTGGGTTTACACTATGttcattcatattaataatgaaaaaccaCTAGTATGTACTATAAATTCCACTTTGTGGTTGGCCTCTGtacttgttggtagggttttgtttactagggtttgagcccgaaatcataggtttgatgcacgcgttctaaccactgggccatctcggctcttcgtATGTATATAATCGGTTTCAAATAcggttacggatacgaaattaCAACGAATTATCCGATTGTTACGGATGGTTTAATTTAcgattattagaatatttagaaattgttaAAGAGAAAATTATAAGGTAACAGTTTGGCTTTATTTGTACTCTATTATTTGACACTAGGTATGATCACAGAAATAAATCAATTAGCTTATCTTTTTAAGTATAACAAAAGCAAAAATAAGATcacattaaataaagtttttatggaatTCGGTTAAGGTGATATCAGACGGTTCATTCGAGTGAACATTCTTTTGAgtgaataattcatttttgtttcattcCAAGTTCACACGGCTTAGCTGGAATGATGTAAAAAAGAACATTCATCCTTAGTTTCTTTCAATATGGCGTCGAATGAAGTCGTGTCTCttggaataagtttaatttgtgaTAATTTGATCAAGGGgctaaaaaaaagattaagaaaAATGCGTTCGAGACAAAATGGTCAAATCCGAGTGATCGTTCACTCTGTGTTCATACTGTTCATTTTTCGTCCATTCGGAGTGGGTATGAAAGATGCCGAATGAACCGATCCAACCGATCCATTCGGTATTTTTGTTTCGCTTTGTGTTTAGACGTGTCTCTTTGAGTGAAAGATGCAAAATGAAACacgaaaatgaacaaaaaatgaACCGTCTGATTCTACCTTTATGGTTTCGGATAGATTAttatttcggatatccgatGGTTTCGTTTAAGGTTACGGAGTTCCATAACATCCATGATAGATATTATTAGTTCAGCATAAAAGTTGATCTTataagtttgtgtttttttttgtattagatcTCAAAGAAGAAGACATATCACAAATGGATCATCACGaggaagatgatgatgatgacgacgatGACGACTTCGATTTAAAGGAAGACGAAGGTATTTATAAACAACTGCTTAAAAAAACTGAATTAgatattcaaaaattattactGTATATATGTCAAACTAGTTCAATCACTGTATTTGTGCCTAAATTATCCGTGACTTTGGTACCTTGGAAACTACAACGGCTTACGAGGTAACTATATACAAAGGGACATAACTCCTAGCTACCcaaattggtggcgcattgaccaTGTAtagtttggttaatatttcttacagggtcCATGTCTATGTGTGGTCTAATCACAATCAAGTGCCCGTTTTCCAGTCCGTAGACTTATACTGAAAAAGAAAAGTTAGATGTAGTTAGACATCCCTTCAAAGAGcgatactattaaattattctctGAACCGAATTTATAAATTCCAATCGATAAAATCGTAAAGGTAAATTTCAAAGAATACCTAGGAAGGCTCTCTAGCTACAGTTTTGTAAcacttgatttaattattatacaaatttcgGTACGACAGTTCTTCGGCTGAAGACACACATGAGATCACTAGTTGTTCTTGTGTAGAGGAAAATCTATACACCATGGACTTTTCTCATTTCCAATTTTCGTCCAATATGGTCCCAACGTCTTACCAAATCTTGTGATTTTCCTGCTAAAAGATCTCGTCTTCCAGATTTTAAAAGTCAAGGCAAAAGGAAAGGGAGCTCTCTTCCTGTAAGGGGTCATAGAGTTTTAAGTTTTGTTGTTTTTCGATTAGTGGATGTGCATTTGGCAGaatataatgcaataaatacTAGTCCGTCAATCTGCATTGAAATCGCGTGGTGTGATAAACACCGAAATTTCTCCTCGAAGGTGGAGGAGGTCTGAACTTAGTAGAATTATTTCGATTTAACGGATCGTCGGTAAtttccaataatatataaaaagaatagaACTATGTCTTCAACAACGATAACATTTTTCATTGCAGACGAACAAAATACGGATGACGAAATGATAATAACCAACGAgcagaaattaaaaacaaaagataaactGAAAGTCGAAAAGCCGAAGATGAAACGAGGCAGGCCTCGGAAGATCAAGGAGGAGAAACGGAAGGACACTGGGAAGGATAAGAAAGGTATGTTTGATAACATAAAGATCGTCACTTAAGGGGAAAACACACTAGCGAGACATTTCGTGTCGTTTCGTGACGACAAGTGTGCACAACATCAAAATatccttattcaagtaggctcataagagCACCTTTAAATCGTTTTGTTACAATGTGTACGGGaagtatattctaccgagaagaacctccAAGGGACTCAGTAGTTTTCACTTCAATCACTCACTTTTTTCATCATTTGAATAACAGAGTATACAGCACATGCATATCGGCTTAATAATGTCTACGGAATAAATATTGGCTATGAGGATCGGGCTTTTTAGTTCGTTCGACACGACACGCAAATATGTTTCTAGAATCgatgtgattttatttcatacgcGAGTTTTATGAGCTTATTGTTTGTTTGTGAAGGAAGTTTTAAAGCTACAAAGGTTAACGCTTTGAAATATAGTTAGAACGCTACGATACGACTTGAGACTGTAGTGTGCACGATCGCCGTGAAACGCTTTAGACGTAACTAAACTGTTAGCAATAATTAAAGCTACGGAAATTAATTACGTACAAATAAAACAGAAtcacaaaaaatacttaatgcTATTTCAAAGCAGACGTTTTCAAAGACTTAGGGCGTTTTGGTTTCACTTACGGTATTTATGGAGGAATGTTCGATCTCCTAAAAGCGAGGGGCTGTTGTCTTCTCAGTTCTTCTAGAACAATGTGGATTCCTGTGAGTTCCAAATATTGACGAATCTTGGACGATTTTAGTGAAGTGAGTTGGCCAGTGTAAAtaaaggtacaagggacataacatctagtTTCCACGGTTGGTTTTGCATTGatgttttaaggaatggttaatatttctcacggcGTCATTGTCTTccggcgatggtgaccacttaccaaaagATTACATTTCTCATAAAAAAGAGGGTTCGTTATAAATGACACATTTCGGACAAGTTCCGAATTGTTTAGACAGTACGTGAATTTACGTTAATCTGTTATCGTGTATGAGGATTTTTTTGTGTGTGATAATTCTCGAAAATTCTTGTGAATTCATAGTGTCTTGTACAAAAAAAGGAAGAACTATTgtgcgtttattttaaatttataaatataagattctATCTAGATAAACATTTAAACAGACTAAATCGTGGATGGAAGCTTTTTCCGCTAAAAAGTATTCAAGTAGAGGATACCAAATTCTT of Vanessa atalanta chromosome 28, ilVanAtal1.2, whole genome shotgun sequence contains these proteins:
- the LOC125074836 gene encoding zinc finger protein 782-like isoform X1 — its product is MSVEIWNLEKDLCRCCHTEGSFDNLAEPKTYLERVEIYSDMLRDCFDIEITPVPGELCAMTYKICEACISRLRYAVTFKKQVQDCEEKFMELYYKNAIKALSNQLSTKSVVKEELPEPFLIDLKEEDISQMDHHEEDDDDDDDDDFDLKEDEDEQNTDDEMIITNEQKLKTKDKLKVEKPKMKRGRPRKIKEEKRKDTGKDKKGDESTRSFRLQPGDYRRDGDKYACCRCEKIYDKMCSLRFHIKTKHYKIPRFTCQYCMKGFMTHAPFTIHKLEDHNIDERYYCKACKGTFNTKIQLRKHINNFHMLGERYQCDLCDYESFSFEGMYKHKFKHKTSKDYHCRFCRKSFLRKTTLDLHERIHTGDRRKVCKICSQAFVQKASLNYHMTKYHPDVNF
- the LOC125074836 gene encoding zinc finger protein 184-like isoform X2, with the protein product MSVEIWNLEKDLCRCCHTEGSFDNLAEPKTYLERVEIYSDMLRDCFDIEITPVPGELCAMTYKICEACISRLRYAVTFKKQVQDCEEKFMELYYKNAIKALSNQLSTKSVVKEELPEPFLIDLKEEDISQMDHHEEDDDDDDDDDFDLKEDEDEQNTDDEMIITNEQKLKTKDKLKVEKPKMKRGRPRKIKEEKRKDTGKDKKGKDKSIDEHYTLKEDMDGSELYACKTCSNVFKKRDFFKQHYRHVHLKQRPKLIGCYYCDEKVAAHMRAHHLEKVHGVPAPSCGACGKKFSFPFQVLRHQKTFHMGEKKFVCDVCDKTFASRGNLAQHEVKHSSARPFKCDSCDETFKWKKHLRRHMMTHMNAKRN